One Brassica napus cultivar Da-Ae chromosome A1, Da-Ae, whole genome shotgun sequence genomic region harbors:
- the LOC106356477 gene encoding uncharacterized protein LOC106356477 — protein MGNCLRHHNGFAGKEKDNLEPELPVELLEEGKGSSGEEGGSERSTQKESKVVRIKVVVTKGELRQILSHKKGTNSIQHLAHVLKDSGRNISRAYEEEEEQGDENWRPTLESIPENHY, from the coding sequence ATGGGGAACTGCCTGAGACACCATAATGGCTTTGCTGGAAAAGAGAAGGACAATCTCGAACCCGAGCTCCCGGTTGAGTTATTGGAAGAAGGTAAAGGGAGTAGCGGTGAGGAAGGAGGAAGTGAAAGATCAACACAAAAAGAGTCTAAGGTGGTGAGGATCAAAGTAGTGGTGACAAAAGGAGAACTTAGACAAATCTTGAGCCACAAAAAAGGTACCAATTCCATTCAACACTTAGCTCACGTTCTTAAAGATAGTGGCAGAAACATCTCCAGGgcttatgaagaagaagaagaacaaggtGATGAAAATTGGAGGCCTACGTTAGAAAGTATTCCTGAGAATCATTATTGA
- the LOC125577321 gene encoding uncharacterized protein LOC125577321, whose protein sequence is MELELPNRLYGEGLEPQIKKINNSYRLKLLELLKEKMEPEFDEVMKDPIFSQIMVIQKNDLKFSARLVHSFLCKELMTSKRHEKWFTFARRPLRFGLQKYHAVTGLKVKRENNSGLVTWKDDDGFWSKQIKTNGKINLQIIKKKHLEESNTWTWVDRVRLIYLCVSMGVVMGKDEKVNIPHLYMKLAMDLEKLRNYPWGLYSFDFLMKQIDKTRHKLEQKEGYLMEGFLFGFQIWIMEAVPALGEICGTKVSKNFTGPLCGNWRGCAKCSYEDIIGVENLFPENGILHSFMESHIDGVVLLATDFVQKDEKKDERVDRILDMINSKHDWNNHVWGVKEATNSEFEESGEEKGEDQTADTERGQNSHVAGNVDGTADVSGINKRKHADRGAESRKKNVLCHLAASSKGNIDTDMKNFLEDLVQASFTTFGEKFCQQFSDRLGKIETEVTQLRTSSERTEQFETVVTDRLGKIEAEVTQLRTTLVVTELVGKSDQASGPSMTKINSGPSTSIKGTVPSKKKAVKNQELKTADSCVNLPRAKVTQSSASDLRMGTQEFLESCMKNLPLDTFVKGLNPSQAKVEDSLDWLELPKSLKKPTDSLELLKSLKKPAVRLDDRDIELDGENFPDRCLVFVHPTDFKKMQDWQDTRTYEIDAIMYVFRERTTLKRWNVDRVAFMTCVFSDLIAKDYQNFCKGIKKYTMDPLLLQYGKGELPSHGKTRMLWNVDVDRMYVPVWEVEAFAQLIPRIVKVVQSLTIQKHLHITPYNVSYVPMSGLNRLQCHCGVYTIKHIECHVLGLDISMVSDENIWGARIKIMWDLWEAANDLELIERMSKYEPIKCSKPAEYVEIDDL, encoded by the exons ATGGAGTTGGAGTTGCCTAATCGTTTATACGGTGAGGGATTGGAACCTCAGATTAAGAAGATTAATAACAGCTACCGACTAAAACTTCTCGAGTTGctgaaagaaaaaatggaaCCAGAATTCGATGAAGTTATGAAAGATCCCATTTTTTCACAGATTATGGTTATCCAGAAGAATGATCTGAAGTTTTCGGCAAGGTTGGTACACTCTTTCTTGTGTAAGGAGTTGATGACAAGCAAGAGACATGAGAAGTGGTTCACTTTCGCTAGGAGACCTCTGCGTTTTGGATTGCAAAAGTATCATGCTGTCACTGGTCTGAAAGTGAAGCGAGAGAATAACAGTGGGTTAGTGACATGGAAAGATGATGATGGTTTCTGGAGCAAGCAGATAAAGAcaaatggaaaaataaatttgcaGATCATAAAAAAGAAGCATTTGGAAGAGAGCAATACCTGGACTTGGGTTGATAGGGTGAGACTGATATATCTTTGCGTTAGTATGGGTGTGGTGATGGGGAAGGATGAGAAGGTGAATATCCCGCATCTGTACATGAAGTTGGCGatggatttggagaagcttcGGAATTATCCATGGGGTCTGTATTCGTTTGATTTCCTTATGAAGCAAATTGATAAAACAAGGCATAAATTAGAGCAGAAAGAGGGGTATCTGATGGAAGGATTCTTGTTTGGTTTCCAAATTTGGATAATGGAAGCTGTTCCTGCTTTAGGAGAGATTTGTGGCACAAAAGTCAGTAAAAATTTTACAGGTCCACTGTGTGGTAATTGGAGAGGATGTGCAAAATGTTCTTATGAAGATATCATTGGCGTTGAGAACTTATTCCCAGAAAAT GGGATTTTGCATTCATTCATGGAATCCCACATAGATGGAGTGGTCCTTTTGGCAACTGATTTTGTACAGAAGgatgagaagaaagatgaaagaGTAGATCGCATTTTGGATATGATCAATAGTAAACATGATTGGAACAATCATGTTTGGGGAGTAAAAGAAGCTACGAACTCTGAATTTGAGGAATCTGGCGAAGAGAAAGGAGAGGATCAAACAGCTGATACTGAGAGAGGTCAAAATAGTCATGTTGCAGGGAATGTTGATGGCACAGCTGATGTTTCGGGAATAAACAAGAGAAAGCATGCAGACCGAGGAGCAGAGTCAAGGAAGAAGAATGTTTTGTGCCACCTAGCTGCTTCATCAAAAGGAAATATTGACACAGATATGAAAAATTTCTTGGAGGATTTGGTACAAGCTTCTTTTACTACTTTTGGGGAGAAATTCTGTCAGCAGTTCTCGGACAGGTTGGGTAAGATTGAGACTGAGGTTACACAACTCAGGACATCTTCGGAGAGAACTGAGCAATTTGAGACAGTTGTAACCGACAGATTGGGGAAAATTGAGGCTGAGGTTACACAGCTCAGGACAACTTTAGTGGTGACTGAATTGGTGGGAAAGAGTGATCAAGCAAGCGGTCCTAGCATGACCAAAATCAACAGTGGTCCTAGCACCAGCATAAAAGGCACTGTTCCATCAAAGAAAAAG GCTGTAAAAAACCAAGAGTTAAAGACTGCTGATTCGTGTGTCAATTTACCTCGTGCAAAAGTTACTCAATCATCAGCTAGTGATCTTCGTATGGGTACACAAGAGTTTTTGGAAAGTTGCATGAAGAACCTTCCATTAGACACATTTGTGAAAGGTTTGAATCCTTCTCAAGCTAAAGTCGAAGATTCATTGGATTGGTTGGAACTTCCAAAATCATTGAAGAAGCCAACAGATTCATTGGAACTTCTAAAATCATTGAAGAAGCCAGCGGTCAGATTAGATGACCGAGATATAGAGCTAGACGGCGAAAATTTCCCTGATCGCTGCTTGGTGTTTGTGCATCCTACAGATTTTAAGAAGATGCAGGACTGGCAAGATACACGAACCTAT GAAATTGATGCTATAATGTATGTTTTTCGGGAAAGAACAACATTGAAACGATGGAACGTAGACCGTGTTGCTTTCATGACATGCGTCTTCAGCGACCTCATTGCTAAAGATTACCAGAATTTCTGTAAGGGTATTAAGAAATACACTATGGATCCATTATTACTGCAATATGGTAAAGGTGAACTGCCTTCCCATGGAAAAACACGGATGTTGTGGAATGTCGATGTGGATCGGATGTACGTTCCTGTCTGG gaaGTGGAAGCTTTCGCGCAGCTTATTCCTCGGATTGTCAAGGTCGTGCAGTCATTGACAATACAGAAGCATCTCCACATCACTCCGTACAATGTTTCCTATGTACCTATGAGTGGTCTTAACCGACTTCAATGTCATTGTGGTGTGTACACTATAAAACACATCGAATGCCACGTGCTTGGGTTGGACATATCTATGGTGAGTGATGAGAACATCTGGGGAGCTCGGATAAAGATTATGTGGGATCTATGGGAAGCAGCTAATGATCTAGAACTGATTGAGAGAATGTCAAAGTATGAACCTATTAAGTGTAGTAAGCCTGCCGAATatgttgagattgatgatttatga